One window from the genome of Carnobacteriaceae bacterium zg-84 encodes:
- a CDS encoding pseudouridine-5'-phosphate glycosidase, translating to MEKYLVFSKEVQEGMQKGLPIVALESTIISHGMPYPQNVAMAREVEQIVRDNGGVPATIAIVDGKIKIGLSDEELEMFGSSKGIAKVSRRDLADVVASKRLGATTVASTMICAALAGIKFFVTGGLGGVHRGWETTLDISADMDELAQTSVTVICAGAKSILDLPATLEYLETKGVPVVGYGVKNLPAFFTRDSGLPLALSHDKLENIADMIRTKWALGLEGGVVVANPIREEDAMDPEYINGIIASAVKEAEEKGIVGKDITPFLLGKIVELTDGKSLEANIKLVKNNAKIGTQLAVHYFNH from the coding sequence ATGGAAAAATATTTAGTGTTTTCAAAAGAAGTACAAGAAGGGATGCAAAAAGGTTTACCAATTGTTGCATTAGAATCAACAATTATTTCACATGGTATGCCATATCCACAAAACGTTGCAATGGCTCGTGAAGTAGAACAAATCGTTCGTGATAATGGGGGTGTTCCAGCAACGATTGCGATTGTAGATGGTAAAATTAAAATCGGCTTATCCGATGAAGAATTAGAAATGTTTGGTAGTAGTAAAGGCATTGCTAAAGTATCAAGACGTGATTTAGCAGATGTTGTGGCAAGCAAACGTTTAGGTGCAACAACTGTTGCTTCAACAATGATTTGTGCAGCTTTAGCAGGTATCAAATTCTTCGTTACAGGAGGATTAGGTGGTGTGCATCGTGGCTGGGAAACAACATTGGATATTTCAGCTGATATGGACGAATTAGCACAAACAAGCGTTACTGTTATTTGTGCAGGTGCTAAATCTATTTTAGATTTACCAGCAACATTAGAATATTTAGAAACAAAAGGTGTACCAGTTGTAGGGTATGGTGTGAAAAACTTACCGGCATTCTTTACACGTGATAGTGGATTACCATTAGCTTTATCACATGATAAATTAGAAAATATTGCTGATATGATTCGCACAAAATGGGCATTAGGTTTAGAAGGTGGCGTTGTCGTAGCAAATCCAATTCGTGAAGAAGATGCAATGGATCCAGAATACATCAATGGTATTATCGCATCTGCTGTAAAAGAAGCAGAAGAAAAAGGTATTGTTGGAAAAGATATTACACCATTCTTATTAGGAAAAATCGTTGAATTAACAGACGGAAAAAGCTTAGAAGCAAATATTAAATTAGTGAAAAACAATGCGAAAATCGGTACACAATTAGCGGTACATTATTTTAATCATTAA
- a CDS encoding winged helix-turn-helix transcriptional regulator yields the protein MKENEKIIFRLIEQNPYISQQEIADIVGLSRPAVANIISSLVKKKYLLGKAYIVNERNGIVCIGAANVDKKIKTTEKLISYTSNPVTSMASVGGVARNVAENLGRLGNEVSLLSVSGNDAEWARIREMSSPFMNTNSVVTIEGQSTGTYTALLDADGEMYLGLADMSIYDYLTPELLMKQTAILQHASCIIMDLNCPKESIEFICSFSAKNNIKLVLITVSEPKMERLPQNLQAVDCLIVNKGETQAFFNEQYNTKQDLEKAGEKWLSLGVKRVVLTQGSNDLLVMSPNPKWYPIKALNAENIIDVTGAGDSFTAAYIDAWLLDEDDDTCALAGRTNSYHTIQSIQTVRPQLTKNRLLKEMKEY from the coding sequence ATGAAAGAAAATGAGAAAATTATCTTTCGTTTAATTGAACAAAATCCCTATATTTCTCAACAAGAAATTGCAGACATCGTAGGCTTATCTAGACCGGCTGTTGCCAATATTATTTCATCTTTAGTAAAGAAAAAATATTTATTAGGGAAAGCCTATATTGTCAATGAACGCAATGGTATTGTTTGTATCGGAGCAGCCAATGTCGATAAGAAGATTAAAACTACAGAAAAACTCATTAGCTATACGTCTAATCCCGTAACATCCATGGCATCAGTAGGTGGTGTTGCTAGAAATGTCGCAGAAAATTTAGGAAGATTAGGTAATGAAGTGTCGTTATTATCTGTTTCTGGGAATGATGCAGAATGGGCACGTATTCGTGAAATGTCTAGTCCGTTCATGAATACGAATAGTGTTGTCACGATTGAAGGGCAGTCTACTGGAACGTATACCGCTTTATTAGATGCAGACGGAGAAATGTATTTAGGTTTGGCAGATATGTCGATTTATGATTATTTAACGCCTGAATTATTGATGAAACAAACAGCGATTTTACAACACGCTAGTTGTATTATTATGGATTTAAATTGTCCTAAAGAATCTATTGAGTTTATATGTTCTTTTTCTGCAAAAAATAATATAAAACTCGTATTAATAACCGTATCTGAGCCAAAAATGGAAAGATTACCACAAAATTTGCAAGCTGTTGATTGTTTAATTGTGAATAAAGGTGAAACACAAGCCTTTTTTAATGAACAATACAACACAAAACAGGACTTAGAAAAAGCGGGAGAGAAGTGGTTATCTCTTGGTGTCAAAAGAGTTGTTTTAACACAAGGTTCAAATGATTTACTTGTGATGTCACCAAACCCTAAATGGTATCCTATTAAAGCATTAAATGCAGAAAATATCATTGATGTGACTGGTGCAGGAGATTCATTTACTGCGGCGTATATTGATGCATGGCTCTTAGATGAAGATGATGATACGTGTGCATTGGCGGGAAGAACAAATTCTTATCACACGATTCAATCTATTCAAACTGTTAGACCACAATTAACAAAAAATCGTTTATTAAAAGAAATGAAGGAGTATTAA
- the nrdD gene encoding anaerobic ribonucleoside-triphosphate reductase: protein MIDEVKAMTDLLERATNIEQAIDKLRNNDVTIVNENANKDSRVYNTERDLTAGIVGKTLGLKMLPKHVAHAHLNGDIHYHDLDYHPYQPMTNCCLIDFKTMFAQGFQIGNAQVDSPKSIQTATAQMAQIIANVASSQYGGCSANRIDEVLAPYAQLNYNKHLKTAEKWIDDTSKHHAYAREKTEKDIYDAMQSLEYEINTLYTSQGQTPFTTLGFGLGTNWIERAIQKAILTVRLIGLGKEKRTAIFPKLVFTLKDGTNLKPKDPNYDLKQLAIECATHRMYPDVLMYDKIIDITGSFKAPMGCRSFLHGWQNKDGISINSGRMNLGVVTLNLPRIALESKSLEEFWTLLMDKLTICHDALVYRIERVKQARPTNAPILYQHGAFGVKLNQNDKVDTLFNQDRATISLGYIGLYEVATKFFGENWESNTSAKAFTIDILKALDTKTKEWSKQYGYHFSVYATPSESLTDRFCRLDKEMFGDVPNITDKGYYMNSFHYDVRKKPTPFEKILFESEYPKYSPGGFIHYCEYPNMIQNPKALEAVWDFAYDKVGYLGTNTPIDKCYECAFTGDFKPTEHGFECPSCRNRNPETCDVVKRTCGYLGNPQARPMIAGRHKEIVARQKHLEIHIYENKDC, encoded by the coding sequence ATGATAGATGAGGTGAAAGCAATGACTGATTTACTAGAAAGAGCAACTAATATTGAACAGGCTATTGATAAATTACGAAATAATGATGTGACAATCGTGAATGAAAACGCAAATAAAGACAGTAGAGTTTATAATACTGAAAGAGATTTAACGGCGGGCATTGTCGGAAAAACATTGGGGTTAAAAATGTTACCAAAACATGTTGCTCATGCCCATTTAAATGGAGATATTCATTACCACGATTTAGACTATCATCCCTATCAACCAATGACAAATTGTTGCTTAATTGATTTTAAAACAATGTTTGCACAAGGATTTCAAATTGGGAATGCACAAGTTGATTCTCCAAAATCTATTCAAACAGCGACTGCTCAAATGGCACAAATCATTGCCAATGTTGCCTCTAGTCAATATGGAGGTTGTAGTGCTAATCGAATTGATGAAGTGTTGGCTCCCTACGCACAATTAAATTACAATAAGCATTTAAAAACAGCTGAAAAATGGATTGATGATACATCTAAACATCATGCTTATGCACGTGAAAAAACAGAAAAAGATATTTATGATGCAATGCAAAGTTTAGAATATGAAATCAATACACTCTATACATCCCAAGGTCAAACACCTTTCACAACATTAGGATTCGGACTTGGTACAAACTGGATAGAACGTGCTATCCAAAAAGCAATTTTAACGGTACGTTTAATTGGTTTAGGAAAAGAAAAACGGACGGCTATTTTCCCTAAATTAGTTTTCACATTAAAAGACGGAACAAACTTAAAACCAAAAGACCCTAACTATGATTTAAAACAATTAGCTATTGAATGTGCGACACATCGTATGTACCCTGATGTCTTAATGTACGACAAAATTATTGATATTACTGGTAGTTTTAAAGCACCAATGGGTTGTCGCTCTTTTTTACATGGCTGGCAAAATAAAGACGGTATTTCTATCAATTCGGGTCGTATGAATTTAGGTGTTGTGACTTTAAATTTACCTCGTATTGCTTTAGAAAGTAAGTCTTTAGAGGAATTTTGGACACTTTTAATGGATAAATTAACCATTTGTCACGATGCACTTGTTTATCGTATCGAACGTGTAAAGCAAGCCCGTCCAACAAATGCACCTATTTTATATCAACATGGTGCATTTGGTGTAAAGCTAAATCAAAACGATAAAGTTGATACACTTTTCAATCAAGATAGAGCAACTATTTCTTTAGGTTATATTGGTTTATATGAAGTGGCAACAAAATTTTTTGGTGAAAACTGGGAATCTAACACTTCTGCTAAAGCGTTCACCATTGATATTTTAAAAGCACTTGATACAAAAACAAAAGAATGGAGTAAACAATACGGATATCATTTTAGCGTGTATGCAACTCCTAGCGAAAGTTTAACGGATCGTTTTTGTCGATTGGATAAAGAGATGTTTGGAGATGTTCCTAATATTACAGACAAGGGATACTACATGAACAGTTTCCATTATGATGTGCGTAAAAAGCCAACTCCGTTTGAGAAAATTTTATTTGAAAGTGAGTATCCTAAATATTCACCTGGTGGTTTTATTCATTATTGTGAATACCCTAATATGATACAAAATCCGAAAGCTTTAGAAGCCGTATGGGATTTTGCATACGATAAAGTGGGCTATTTAGGGACGAATACACCTATTGATAAATGTTATGAGTGCGCATTTACTGGAGATTTCAAACCGACAGAACATGGATTTGAATGCCCAAGCTGTAGAAATAGAAATCCCGAGACATGTGATGTTGTCAAACGAACATGTGGGTATTTAGGAAATCCTCAAGCTCGTCCAATGATTGCCGGTCGACACAAAGAAATTGTGGCACGACAAAAGCATTTGGAGATACATATTTATGAAAACAAAGATTGCTGA
- the nrdG gene encoding anaerobic ribonucleoside-triphosphate reductase activating protein produces the protein MKTKIADYKPFNFVDGEGVRCSLYVSGCLFNCKGCYNKCAQDFQYGTDYSDTLKSQILQDIGQSYCQGLSLLGGEPFLHTSVLTDLCRDIRSLYGHSKDIWLWSGYTWEELQEETTDKQELLSYLDILVDGRFVLSQLDLTLQFRGSRNQRIIDVQQSLTSQTIKLWEHLKK, from the coding sequence ATGAAAACAAAGATTGCTGATTATAAACCATTTAATTTTGTAGACGGCGAAGGTGTTCGTTGTAGTTTATATGTGAGTGGTTGCTTATTTAATTGCAAAGGATGCTACAATAAATGTGCACAAGACTTTCAATATGGGACCGATTATTCTGATACTTTAAAATCACAAATTTTACAAGACATTGGACAAAGTTATTGTCAAGGCTTATCTTTACTAGGTGGTGAACCATTTTTACATACGTCAGTTTTAACTGATTTATGTCGTGACATACGATCATTATACGGTCATTCAAAAGATATTTGGCTTTGGAGTGGCTATACATGGGAGGAACTACAAGAAGAAACTACAGATAAACAAGAATTACTATCTTATCTTGATATTTTAGTAGACGGTCGCTTTGTACTGTCACAATTAGATTTAACATTACAATTTAGAGGTAGCAGAAACCAACGTATTATTGATGTGCAGCAATCCTTAACATCACAAACGATCAAATTATGGGAACATTTAAAAAAATAA
- a CDS encoding valine--tRNA ligase, translating into MTKDLSTKYNPKEVEEGKYTTWVESGVFKPNANPDAKPYSIVIPPPNVTGKLHLGHAWDVTLQDAIIRQKRMQGYDTLWLPGMDHAGIATQAKVEEKLRGEGVSRYDLGREKFLEKTWEWKEEYAQTIRSQWAKMGVSVDYDRERFTLDSGLSEAVRKVFVDLYHKGIIYRGEYIINWDPAAKTALSDIEVIHKDVEGAFYHIRYDLADGSGSVELATTRPETMLGDTAVVVHPEDERYKDFIGKTVILPLVNKEIPVIADDYVDKEFGTGVMKVTPAHDPNDFELGLRHQLPMINIMHDDATMNELAGERYQGLTNVEARKRVVADLQEQGYLVKIEKMIHSVGHSERTGVVVEPRLSTQWFVRMKDLAKQAIKAQETADRVDFYPPRFEQTYLTWMENVHDWVISRQLWWGHQIPAWYHKETGELYVGMQAPEDSQHWVQDEDVLDTWFSSALWPFSTMGWPDIQASDYQRYFPTNTLVTGYDIIFFWVSRMIFQSLEFTGQKPFQNVLIHGLIRDKDGRKMSKSLGNGIDPMDVIEQHGVDSLRWFLLNGSAPGQDVRYMEEKVEAAWNFINKIWNASRYTLMNLGGLKPENIDLSGEKTLADRWILTRFNQIVERVTDLFDKFEFGEAGRQLYNFVWDDFCDWYIEMSKETLNGTNEQAKHTTRSILLYVLDNTLRLLHPMMPFVTEEIWQQLYPEQSIVIASYPVVNEAQIDAVSLDSMERLIELIRTVRNIRNEVNTPLSKAVPIYIKANTKEISDLLIDNKDYITRFCNPSTLTIDTEISLDEEVMTAVISGAEVLLPLAGLINIEDEIKRLEKEKEKLEKEVARVENKLANEGFVAKAPAHVIESEKQKGDDYKQQLETVIKRISDLKQM; encoded by the coding sequence ATGACAAAGGACTTATCAACAAAATATAATCCAAAAGAAGTAGAAGAAGGAAAATATACGACATGGGTAGAAAGTGGCGTTTTTAAACCAAATGCCAATCCTGATGCAAAACCCTACTCCATCGTTATTCCACCACCAAATGTGACAGGTAAATTGCATTTAGGGCATGCGTGGGATGTGACATTGCAAGATGCGATTATTCGTCAAAAACGTATGCAAGGATATGACACATTATGGTTACCGGGGATGGATCACGCCGGCATCGCGACACAAGCGAAGGTAGAAGAAAAATTACGTGGAGAAGGTGTTTCTCGATACGATTTAGGTCGTGAAAAATTCCTTGAAAAAACATGGGAATGGAAAGAGGAGTATGCTCAAACTATTCGTTCACAATGGGCAAAAATGGGGGTGTCTGTTGACTACGATCGTGAACGTTTTACATTAGATAGTGGTCTTTCAGAAGCTGTTCGTAAAGTATTCGTGGATTTGTATCATAAAGGTATTATTTATCGTGGTGAATATATTATTAACTGGGATCCAGCTGCAAAAACAGCTCTATCGGATATTGAAGTGATTCATAAAGATGTTGAAGGAGCTTTCTATCATATTCGTTATGATTTAGCAGACGGAAGTGGTTCAGTAGAATTGGCAACGACACGACCAGAAACAATGTTGGGAGATACAGCTGTTGTGGTACATCCAGAAGATGAACGTTATAAAGATTTCATCGGAAAAACAGTTATTTTACCACTTGTTAATAAAGAAATTCCGGTTATTGCAGATGACTATGTTGATAAAGAATTTGGTACGGGCGTTATGAAAGTAACACCTGCACATGATCCAAATGACTTTGAGCTAGGATTACGCCATCAATTACCAATGATTAACATCATGCACGATGATGCAACGATGAATGAATTGGCAGGTGAACGTTATCAAGGATTAACGAATGTTGAAGCACGTAAACGTGTAGTTGCAGATTTACAAGAACAAGGTTATCTTGTAAAAATCGAAAAAATGATACATAGTGTTGGACATTCAGAACGTACGGGAGTTGTTGTAGAGCCGAGATTATCTACACAATGGTTTGTGAGAATGAAAGACTTGGCTAAGCAGGCAATAAAAGCACAAGAAACAGCAGATAGAGTAGATTTTTATCCGCCACGTTTTGAACAGACGTATTTAACATGGATGGAAAATGTTCATGACTGGGTTATTTCTCGTCAATTATGGTGGGGGCATCAAATTCCAGCGTGGTATCACAAAGAAACAGGTGAATTATATGTAGGTATGCAAGCACCAGAAGATAGTCAACATTGGGTACAAGATGAAGATGTTTTAGATACATGGTTTAGTTCTGCTTTATGGCCATTTTCAACAATGGGCTGGCCTGATATACAAGCATCAGATTACCAACGTTATTTCCCAACAAATACATTAGTAACAGGTTATGATATTATTTTCTTCTGGGTAAGTCGTATGATTTTCCAAAGTTTAGAATTTACTGGACAAAAACCATTCCAAAATGTGTTGATTCACGGACTGATTCGTGATAAAGACGGTCGTAAAATGAGTAAATCACTTGGAAATGGAATTGATCCAATGGATGTGATTGAACAACATGGTGTTGACTCATTACGTTGGTTCTTATTAAATGGTTCTGCTCCAGGTCAAGATGTTCGCTATATGGAAGAGAAAGTCGAAGCTGCTTGGAACTTCATCAATAAAATTTGGAATGCAAGTCGTTACACATTGATGAACTTAGGAGGCTTAAAACCAGAAAATATTGACTTATCTGGTGAAAAAACATTAGCAGATCGCTGGATTTTAACACGATTTAATCAAATAGTAGAACGTGTGACAGATTTATTTGATAAATTTGAATTTGGTGAGGCGGGACGTCAACTATATAACTTTGTTTGGGATGATTTTTGTGATTGGTACATTGAAATGTCGAAAGAAACATTAAATGGTACCAATGAACAAGCAAAACATACAACACGCAGTATTTTACTCTATGTTTTAGACAATACATTACGTTTGTTGCACCCAATGATGCCATTTGTAACAGAAGAAATTTGGCAACAATTATATCCTGAGCAATCCATTGTTATTGCAAGCTATCCAGTTGTAAATGAAGCGCAAATAGACGCTGTGTCATTAGATAGTATGGAACGCTTAATCGAGTTAATTCGTACGGTACGCAATATTCGTAACGAAGTAAATACGCCATTGTCCAAAGCAGTACCAATATACATTAAAGCAAATACAAAAGAAATCAGTGATTTACTCATCGACAATAAAGATTACATCACACGTTTCTGCAATCCGTCTACACTAACGATTGATACAGAGATTTCCTTAGATGAGGAAGTGATGACAGCTGTTATCAGTGGTGCAGAAGTATTATTACCACTGGCTGGCTTAATCAATATTGAAGATGAAATCAAACGTCTTGAAAAAGAAAAAGAAAAATTAGAAAAAGAAGTGGCGCGTGTCGAAAATAAACTAGCAAATGAAGGTTTTGTAGCGAAAGCACCCGCACATGTCATTGAATCCGAAAAACAAAAAGGCGATGATTACAAACAACAATTAGAAACTGTAATCAAACGTATTTCTGATTTGAAACAAATGTAG
- a CDS encoding GNAT family N-acetyltransferase, producing the protein MNIIGEYDGYHLPKLETDRLILRTRTFDDVEDMFLYASIEDVADNCGFPVIKTLDDEIEFMKNLPKSHQEHDIPDGYGITIKGSDRVIGSVDFNRRHGANRDILEIGYVLHPDFWGRGYVPEAAKALIDIGFTLLNVSKMEIACHSLNERSQKVAEKLGFTLEARLRLRDKYANQICDELRYGLLKSEWQEQNTKNEEKYDQ; encoded by the coding sequence ATGAACATTATTGGAGAATATGACGGCTACCATTTACCTAAACTGGAAACGGATCGTTTAATATTAAGAACACGAACGTTCGATGATGTTGAGGATATGTTTTTGTATGCGAGTATTGAAGATGTTGCTGATAATTGTGGGTTTCCAGTTATAAAAACATTAGATGATGAAATAGAATTTATGAAAAATCTTCCAAAAAGTCATCAAGAGCACGATATTCCTGACGGATATGGTATTACGATTAAGGGAAGTGACCGAGTGATAGGTTCAGTTGATTTTAATCGCAGACATGGTGCCAATAGAGATATTTTAGAGATTGGCTATGTGTTACATCCAGATTTTTGGGGACGTGGCTATGTGCCAGAAGCAGCTAAAGCATTGATAGATATAGGCTTTACTTTGTTAAATGTTTCTAAAATGGAAATTGCGTGTCATTCATTGAATGAACGAAGTCAAAAAGTTGCAGAAAAATTAGGATTTACATTAGAAGCTCGCCTGCGTTTGCGTGATAAGTATGCCAATCAAATATGTGATGAATTACGCTATGGATTATTAAAATCAGAATGGCAAGAACAAAATACGAAAAACGAAGAAAAATATGATCAATAA
- a CDS encoding flavin reductase family protein: protein MKKVHIETNKLFYGSPVVLIGYKDELYGYNVTTINAAYTVSNTVAIALYNGNHSFEEIKKTGQFTLNVPDKNQMELIELFGFNRGKDKLNQANTHFTIGEKVDAPILTECFYNVECQVVSMTEVGVYTHILATIEERWIDEECVDENGHLIHGKVNPVEFVGDSKKRAYRYLTSDVQEVGAFKRYLDK, encoded by the coding sequence TTGAAAAAAGTACATATTGAAACAAATAAATTATTTTACGGGTCACCAGTCGTGTTGATTGGATATAAAGATGAATTGTATGGTTATAATGTGACAACAATTAACGCTGCTTATACAGTATCTAATACAGTAGCGATTGCATTATATAATGGTAATCATTCTTTTGAAGAAATCAAAAAAACAGGTCAGTTTACCTTAAATGTACCTGATAAAAATCAAATGGAATTGATTGAATTATTCGGATTTAATCGCGGAAAAGATAAATTAAACCAAGCGAACACACATTTTACGATAGGCGAAAAAGTAGATGCTCCAATTTTAACAGAGTGTTTTTATAATGTTGAATGCCAAGTTGTGAGCATGACAGAAGTTGGTGTGTATACGCATATTCTTGCGACGATTGAAGAGAGATGGATTGATGAAGAGTGTGTTGACGAAAATGGGCATTTAATACATGGAAAAGTCAATCCGGTTGAGTTTGTTGGAGATTCTAAAAAACGTGCCTATCGTTATTTGACATCGGATGTTCAAGAAGTAGGAGCATTTAAACGTTATTTAGATAAGTAG